In Oscillatoria acuminata PCC 6304, a single window of DNA contains:
- a CDS encoding deoxycytidylate deaminase, translated as MELEELRPTWDEYFIMLAKLAAMRSTCLAFPVGAVIVKNKQVVATGYNGSPSGTAHCTAQGYCYPGLSSCAESKSLPSRAVHAEANAIAQAAKHGISTEGSSIYVTLEPCLSCLKLIISAGIHEVFFETGFNSGNSLLVRDSFIQDGLVTLKQIHISEAIAQKAATFLMNPTSVATPSLI; from the coding sequence ATGGAATTGGAAGAACTTAGACCCACATGGGATGAATATTTTATCATGTTGGCAAAATTGGCGGCCATGCGCTCAACTTGCCTCGCTTTTCCCGTGGGTGCAGTGATTGTTAAAAATAAGCAGGTTGTGGCAACAGGTTACAATGGTTCCCCATCGGGTACGGCCCATTGTACGGCCCAGGGATACTGTTATCCCGGATTGAGTAGCTGTGCAGAAAGTAAGTCTTTACCCTCTCGGGCGGTTCATGCGGAAGCGAATGCGATCGCCCAAGCAGCTAAACATGGAATTTCTACCGAAGGGTCCAGCATTTATGTCACCCTCGAACCTTGCTTATCTTGCTTAAAATTAATTATTTCTGCCGGAATTCATGAAGTGTTTTTCGAGACCGGATTCAACAGTGGCAACAGCTTGTTAGTGCGAGATTCTTTTATTCAGGATGGGTTAGTTACCCTCAAACAAATTCATATTTCTGAGGCGATCGCCCAAAAAGCCGCGACCTTTCTAATGAACCCAACCTCCGTAGCAACCCCATCCCTGATCTAA
- the dut gene encoding dUTP diphosphatase, translating into MKLKIYPLHPDAIIPTYAHDNDSAMDLSANEEVTLHPGERKLVGTGIAIELPPLTEAQIRPRSGLAYKQGITVLNTPGTIDEGYRGEIKVILINHGQEDFQIVKGMRIAQMAITPVLRPEIEVATTEILATTRGANGFGSTGV; encoded by the coding sequence ATGAAACTAAAAATTTACCCCTTACATCCGGATGCGATTATCCCAACTTATGCCCATGACAACGATTCAGCAATGGATTTATCGGCGAATGAAGAGGTGACCCTACATCCGGGGGAACGGAAGTTAGTTGGAACCGGAATTGCGATTGAACTGCCGCCTTTGACGGAAGCACAAATTAGGCCGAGAAGTGGGTTGGCATATAAACAGGGGATTACGGTTTTGAATACGCCGGGAACCATTGATGAAGGGTATCGGGGAGAAATTAAGGTGATTTTAATCAATCATGGACAAGAAGACTTTCAGATAGTTAAGGGGATGAGAATTGCTCAAATGGCAATTACTCCCGTTTTAAGACCTGAAATTGAAGTGGCAACCACGGAAATTCTGGCAACTACAAGAGGTGCAAATGGGTTTGGATCGACGGGGGTATAG
- a CDS encoding DUF2442 domain-containing protein, with product MMPYFIQTVTPEANYHLRLLYSNGTVIVIDFAPIIERGGVFSRLSDPAFFSQVKRSEAEDGRSIA from the coding sequence ATGATGCCTTATTTCATTCAAACTGTCACCCCAGAAGCAAATTATCACCTCCGCCTCCTCTACAGTAACGGAACGGTTATTGTGATTGATTTTGCCCCGATTATTGAGCGAGGTGGCGTGTTTTCCCGATTATCCGATCCGGCCTTCTTTTCACAAGTCAAACGCTCAGAAGCAGAAGACGGTCGATCCATTGCATAG
- the thyX gene encoding FAD-dependent thymidylate synthase yields MDRFRVEVITKTPNPQQVIYAAMHQDYSEGFVYDDQDSWPSESKCGELIVKRLLAGERGHYGPIEHVGIVFNCGFFPHSVMQQIRTHRVGISFDVQCLAGDTEVTFLQAGGSLRKIKIAELYDFWANGEKAIRQRLKRGRNGELPGEYRRDCKTRLKKMRLRVLNETTGFFEIGHIKNVIAKGIQPVYRVTLDDGKTLDCTTNHRLFTAEGWQRMGEAVGLVTDEEGQVLELTKSCDVMCNGIPVVSDRLYTNEGLEQQIYKGFSTPEIADNSHYSNNLIQAHPIKVKSVQFLGLEMTYDLEVEGPWHNFVANGMVVHNSNRYTGNRIVDAAKGIRDIEDVFYLRPVGYYSDRQGKRYEYTPQQRDRDLAWCLDAAKRYQVLIEEGTSEEHARGIIPFDVRQHWVVSFNARSLMHLLDLRAKPDAQLECQKLCDLIWPHFQEWVPAIAEWYEKYRLKKGRLSP; encoded by the coding sequence ATTCTTGGCCGTCCGAATCCAAATGTGGGGAACTCATCGTCAAACGTCTTTTAGCTGGAGAACGGGGCCATTATGGACCGATTGAGCACGTGGGAATTGTGTTCAATTGTGGCTTTTTTCCCCATAGCGTCATGCAGCAAATTAGGACTCACCGGGTCGGAATTTCATTTGATGTGCAATGTCTGGCTGGAGACACCGAGGTTACTTTTTTACAGGCGGGTGGAAGTTTACGCAAAATAAAAATTGCTGAACTTTACGATTTTTGGGCTAACGGAGAAAAAGCGATTCGCCAACGATTAAAACGAGGCAGAAACGGAGAACTTCCAGGCGAATATCGGCGCGATTGCAAAACGCGACTCAAAAAAATGCGGTTGAGGGTTCTTAATGAAACTACTGGTTTTTTTGAGATTGGACACATTAAAAATGTTATTGCAAAAGGAATTCAACCCGTTTATCGCGTCACTTTAGATGATGGCAAAACCCTCGATTGTACAACCAATCACCGCTTATTTACTGCCGAAGGATGGCAAAGAATGGGGGAAGCGGTTGGTTTAGTAACCGATGAAGAGGGTCAGGTCCTTGAACTCACGAAATCTTGTGACGTGATGTGTAATGGCATCCCTGTGGTCAGCGATCGACTTTACACAAATGAGGGGCTTGAACAGCAAATTTATAAAGGGTTTTCTACCCCCGAAATTGCTGATAATTCACATTATTCTAACAATCTAATACAGGCGCATCCAATCAAGGTGAAAAGCGTTCAATTCCTGGGATTGGAAATGACCTACGACTTAGAAGTAGAAGGGCCTTGGCATAATTTCGTAGCCAATGGTATGGTGGTTCATAACTCTAATCGCTACACGGGAAACCGGATTGTTGATGCGGCAAAAGGGATTAGAGATATTGAAGATGTGTTTTATTTACGTCCCGTTGGCTACTATAGCGATCGCCAGGGAAAACGCTATGAATATACCCCACAACAACGCGATCGCGATTTAGCTTGGTGCTTAGATGCCGCCAAACGCTATCAGGTTCTGATTGAAGAAGGGACATCAGAAGAACACGCCCGAGGCATTATTCCCTTTGATGTCCGCCAACACTGGGTTGTCTCCTTCAATGCGCGAAGTCTGATGCATTTACTCGACTTGCGCGCCAAACCCGACGCCCAACTCGAATGCCAAAAACTCTGCGATTTGATTTGGCCGCATTTTCAAGAATGGGTCCCCGCCATAGCAGAATGGTATGAGAAATATCGTCTCAAAAAAGGCCGTTTATCTCCCTAA
- a CDS encoding P-loop NTPase family protein, translating to MIAQLESPTLDTPCRLPYAVEGLLQVFTSSHRNFFTSVMAQALRISGQGTPVLVVQFLKGGIGQGPEAPVQLGEHLDWVRCDLPRCIDTPELDEIEAGSLRKLWDYTQQVVSEGKYSLVVLDELSLAISFGLIPESEVLEFLEKRPSHVDIILTGPNMPEPILELADQITEIRRSHRP from the coding sequence ATGATTGCACAGCTTGAAAGTCCCACTCTCGATACCCCTTGTCGTCTACCCTACGCGGTGGAGGGGTTGCTACAAGTTTTTACCAGCAGCCACCGCAACTTTTTTACCAGTGTGATGGCCCAGGCCCTGAGAATTTCGGGTCAGGGGACCCCAGTTCTGGTGGTCCAGTTTCTCAAGGGAGGAATTGGTCAGGGTCCCGAGGCCCCGGTTCAACTGGGAGAACATTTAGATTGGGTTCGTTGTGACCTCCCCCGTTGCATTGATACGCCGGAGTTAGATGAAATTGAGGCCGGTTCTCTGCGGAAATTATGGGACTATACCCAACAAGTAGTTTCTGAAGGAAAATACTCTTTGGTTGTTCTGGATGAGTTGAGTTTAGCCATTAGTTTTGGCTTGATTCCAGAATCGGAAGTCTTGGAATTTTTAGAAAAACGCCCAAGTCACGTTGATATTATTTTAACGGGACCAAATATGCCAGAACCGATTTTAGAGTTGGCCGACCAAATCACTGAAATTCGCCGCAGTCATCGTCCCTAG